A DNA window from Camelina sativa cultivar DH55 chromosome 17, Cs, whole genome shotgun sequence contains the following coding sequences:
- the LOC109129912 gene encoding uncharacterized protein LOC109129912 translates to MAEKVDYLTLFNEYESDINQVRDQSYATEQKLVMLENVVNEMPKENKLRNLTDLLVVGPNDRIFIERNREEGHNNLWNDYFSDTPTYPEYLFPRRFRMHKPLFMRIVQCLSTKIEYFPQTQDATGWAGLSPIQKCTAAIRQLAYGTSSDSVDEYVRIGASTARECLHEFTAGIIQVFGDEYLRRPTQEDLQRLLFQNEQRGFPGMIGSIDCMHWGWKNCPTAWKGMYSRSTGKPTIVLEAVASYDLWIWHAFFGAPGTMNDLNILDRSNVFDDIITGQAPEVNFVVNGREYNLAYYLTDGIYPNWATFIQSIRLPQGRKKSLFSKKQEAVRKDVERAFGVLQARFAVIKNPSRLWDKNKMANVIRSCIILHNMIVEDERHTYSYRNIISEFQHGEHVDQTFTVGAAGVGSNISSTITRQTRLRDKQAHDQLKHDLIEHIWTNFGHLPDNEV, encoded by the exons ATGGCTGAGAAGGTAGATTACTTAACATTGTTCAATGAATATGAATCAGACATCAATCAGGTTAGAGATCAGAGTTACGCAACTGAACAGAAGCTGGTTATGTTGGAGAATGTAGTTAATGAGATGCCTAAGGAAAATAAGTTAAGAAATTTAACTGATTTGCTGGTTGTTGGT CCAAACGATAGGATTTTTATCGAGCGAAAccgggaagaaggccacaataatctttggaatgattattttagtgacacTCCCACATATCCAGAATATTTATTCCCGCGACGGTTTCGCATGCACAAGCCACTGTTCATGCGAATTGTGCAATGTCTCTCTACCAAAATCGAATATTTCCCCCAAACCCAGGATGCAACCGGATGGGCTGGTCTTtcacctatacaaaaatgtactgcagcaattcgtcaATTGGCATATGGTACTTCGTCTGACAGTGTTGACGAGTATGTCCGAATTGGTGCTTCGACAGCTCGAGAATGTTTGCACGAATTTACCGCCGGCATCATCCAAGTGTTTGGAGATGAATACTTAAGACGTCCTACACAGGAGGATCTACAAAGACTACTCTTTCAGAATGAACAgcgtggatttcccgggatgattggtagcattgactgtatgcattgggggtggaagaattgtcccacggCTTGGAAAGGCATGTATTCACGGTCAACCGGAAAACCTACAATTGTGTTGGAAGCAGTAGCTTCGTAtgacctctggatatggcatgccttttttggagctccaggtactatgaacgatcttaatattcttgatcgatctaatgtttttgatgacataataACCGGTCAAGCTCCGGAAGTCAACTTTGTTGTCAACGGAAGGGAGTACAACTTGGCGTACTATCTCactgatggtatttatccaaattgggcaacttttattcaatcaatccgacttccacaaggtaggaaaaaatctctcttttctaaaaaacaagaagctgttaggaaagatgttgagcgtgcctttggagtcttgcaagctagattcgccgttattaaaaatccgtctcgtttatgggataaaaacaaaatggcaaatgtaataagatcatgcataatactccataatatgattgtcgaagacgaacgacatacatacagttaccgaaacattatttctgaatttcaacacggagaacatgtggatcaaacattTACCGTTGGTGCCGCCGGTGTGGGTTCAAATATCAGCAGTACGATTACTCGTCAAACAAGACTTCGGGATAAACAAGCTCATGATcaactaaaacatgatttgattgagcatatttggacaaactttggacatcttccgGATAATgaagtttga